ttcattaataatttaataaatgagTAATAAAATGATATAGGGTTAATGTGCAAATTTGTCATTATCCTTCACTTTAATTgatgtttgatatttgattgatatttgatattgaattttattgttttactttaatttaattgaattttgcCACTAAAGttagattttttatttaattttctattcaatttaaatttaaaataaattgaagggtaaattcaataaaaatagttttatattttattttaatattaataataataatttaattaatataatattaaatttaaataaaatggttattttataaaataaatttattttttctcttttatgagatatggataaattttaatatttataagttaaattattgttaactattaaaatgaaatatttgaaagaatttttcttattatattatttttaaaatcatcaaattaatagagtggtaaaaataattaaaaaattaatttggtgaaaattttagtaaaattgaaaatttatagTAAAATTCAATTACATTACAATTGATTGataaatttacacaaaatttgaaaatatagctCTGAATATAAATGAAAACAAAGTATACTTGCAAAATTCAATATTCATTTGTAGTAAGATGGCAAATTTACACTTCAACTCAAAAATTTAATGTTGATAACattattgattaaattaaaaatttttgaagTTGAATTACAAAATCGGAAACATACTAATACTTAGATGACCAAGTATAATGTTTACCATAAAGAAAAAAGAGTTAATCCATTTTTTTGGAGGCCTCAACTCGACAATGGTTCACATACGGATTGAACTTTTTTTTCCAAGTTAATTTATGAATTTAGCAATTGTTGTCACATTAGAGCTTGAACTTTTTTTTGATACAAATTAATCTCTAAGCTTGACAATTGTTTCCACATTGAGACCTAAACTGTTTTTGAGATGTAACTTGTTTTTtcaagaaaatattaggaaataatttgaaaaaaaaaaattcaagctaCTAATATGAAAACAATTATCAAAGAGCTATCATATACTGAATAAAAATTTCTTTCATCACTCCTTTTAGTACCACTCCGGCTTGCTTTTTGTATTGTCCAAGATTTTGTACTTTGAAATTCCCTCCGACCTTTAAAGATGTTTAATTTCTCAAATTTGTGCGTTTATATCATTTATAAAATCAAACTTTACATTTAATGTGTATTTTATATGGAGTGGATACCTTCTTTTTATGGCTTTGGTACTTGGAAATTTCATTGGACATTGGAAGAAATTTGTTTCCTCAAACTAGAGTTTTCAATTCATGTATAAATTGTGGTCAGCTACCTGTGTTTTTGCAAAATGTAGGTTCTAATTCCTTTTCTATGTTgtcttctggttctttcttctttgtGTTGTGCTGCAAATTTCATCAGCTATCAGTAATCTTAAACTTTACTGCATAATTTAttaccccccccccccccacaaaaaaacaaaaaaacaaaaagctACGGATGAGAGGATGATAGAGGCTGCACAAAGAGGAGATATTAATGTCTTGTATGAGTTAATTAAGAATGATCCATTTGTTTTACGGCGTATTGATAGTGTGCCTTTTCTTCATACTACAGTGCATGTTGCAGACTCTGCAGGGCAAATTGAGTTTCTGGTGGAGATGATCAACTTAAAGCCGTGGTTTGCAAGAAAGCTAAACCAAGATGGGTTTAGCCCCATGCACTTGGCTTTGCATAATGATAGAACTCAAGCAGTGCTTCTACTCCTCAGGTTTGACAATGGCCTTATTTGTGTCGGAGGGAGGGCCTCACTCCTCTGCACTATGTGGTTCAAACAGGAAACCTCATTCTTTTTTGGTAATTTCCAGTCCCCCCGCAATGGACGTTCTGGAACAAGATGATTGGACATTTGAACCCTCCTCGTTTTGGTTTTACAACACTTTGACCTTTTGGGCAGCAGTGTTAATCATAATCCACTAAATTATTCTGTCATCACTCCCTTCACCACTcatttagcttttttttttttgtttgatctAAGATTTCCTACTTCGAAATTCCCTAGACCTTTCAAGACGTTTTATTTTCTCAAATTAGTGTGTTTTACTCACctataaaatcaaaatatttaatcCACTTGAGTTGCATTTGATTTGGACTGGATGTGTATTTTCTATGGCTTTGGAGTACTTGGAAGTTTCCTTCGACTTAGGATGAAATTTGTTTTTTGAGACAAGAGTGTCCGAATCATGTATAAATTTTGGTCAGATTCCTGTGTTTTTGCAAAATAAATTCTATTTCCTTTTCTACATTCTCTTCTGGTTCTTTTTTCTGTGTTTTGTTGCAAATTTCCTtagttttcattttttaattatCTGAAAATTTACTGCTCAATTAATTACCCCCAAAAGAAAAGCTATGGATGAGAGGATGATAGAGGCTGCCCAAACAGGAGATATTAACCTCTTGTATGAGTTGATTCTGAATGATCCATATGTTTTAGAGCGTATTGATGAGGTGCCTTTTTTTCATACTCCATTGCATGTAGCTGCCTCTGCTGGGCATATTGAGTTTATGATGGAGATGATCAAATTAAAGCCAACGTTTGCAAGAAAGCTAAACCAAGCTGGGTTTAGCCCCATGCACTTGGCTCTGCAAAATCACAGAACTCATGCAGTGCTTCGACTCCTCAGGTTTGATGAAGGCCTTGTCCGTGTCAAAGGTAGGGAGGACCTCACTCCTCTGCATCATGTGGTTCAAAATGAAAACTTAAATCTTTTGAAAAAGTTTCTTGAGGTTTGTCCTGAGGCTATTCAAGATATGACAGTTCGAGATGAGACGGTTTTCCATCTTGCTGTGAAAAACGACATGTTCGAAGCTTTCCAAGTCTTGGCGGGGTGGCTTATGAGAAGCTGGTATGACTCTCCCCGATGGGAGAAAGAACTACTGAGTTGGCCAGATATTAATGGCAACACTGTTTTACACATTGCAGCTATCAGAAACAGACCTCGGGTATATGCTAATTTTTGTCATTAAGTCAGTTATTGATGAGTATATATGTATGATAAAAgggttatgaatattttattaacagGTGGTAACCGTATTGCTGGAACACATGAGGCAAGACCAAATCAATGCCAAAAATTTGGAGGGATTGACAGCACTAGATATCCAATCACAATACCCATGGAATGAAAGGCAAGCGGATAAGATTATAGATATGCTAAGCAAAGCTGGAGGTTTGAGTGGTTCCTCTTCCTCGCTGCCCAATACGTCCATCTCTTCATTCCACATCGAATCTTTAAAAGACAAGATGTTACGGTCTCAAAAATGGGCAACAACAGCAGGTCGAGGAAAGAAGGGTATGACACATGAGATGCGCAACACATTTCTAGTAGTGACAGTGCTAATTATAACAACCACTTACGAAGCCTCTTTAGACCCTCCAAAGAAGCCTGATGACAGTCCATCCATGAAATACCAAGTCTCTTCAAGTCAAGATGAGCCTCTCAATTCCCACACATTTTTGCATAAAACCGACTTCAATACTGCTCCCATACCCAGTCCCTCCGCAATTGACGTTTTGGATATGGATGATTGGACATTTAAATACTCCTCATTTTTGTTTTGCAACACGTTCACCTTTTGGGTAGCAGTGTTCTTAACAGCACTTCTCCTACCACCTcattcattctcctccttgattCTCTTAACACTTTCCTTTTTTGGGAGATCTTACATGAATTTATTTGATGTTTCCGCATGGTCATGGGGATATTCATATGAGATTTCCAATGAAAACGCACGCTTATTATATGTTGTAGCCTCCTTTTGTAATGTTTTCTTCTCAACGTTACTAGTTTTCCTTGTCTCATACCAGACAATATTTTATGTTTGCAGTAGGGTAAacattaccaaaccaaaattcttcTTCCTCCTACTACTCGTTGTCATCGCCTGCATGGTTTTTATGTTTGGTTAGCTTAGTGATGTGATGGTCATCTATAAATAAAATCAAGTTTGGTTAATGTACCGTTTCATTCCATTGATAAAAGAAGTTTATCTTTAAGTTTTAGAgttgatatatttatatataatctaTCTTGCTCCATATATTAATATGGAGTGGCAAATCTGTTAATTACTTAAATGTGATAGACTA
The Gossypium arboreum isolate Shixiya-1 chromosome 10, ASM2569848v2, whole genome shotgun sequence genome window above contains:
- the LOC108488197 gene encoding ankyrin repeat-containing protein BDA1-like; this encodes MDERMIEAAQTGDINLLYELILNDPYVLERIDEVPFFHTPLHVAASAGHIEFMMEMIKLKPTFARKLNQAGFSPMHLALQNHRTHAVLRLLRFDEGLVRVKGREDLTPLHHVVQNENLNLLKKFLEVCPEAIQDMTVRDETVFHLAVKNDMFEAFQVLAGWLMRSWYDSPRWEKELLSWPDINGNTVLHIAAIRNRPRVVTVLLEHMRQDQINAKNLEGLTALDIQSQYPWNERQADKIIDMLSKAGGLSGSSSSLPNTSISSFHIESLKDKMLRSQKWATTAGRGKKGMTHEMRNTFLVVTVLIITTTYEASLDPPKKPDDSPSMKYQVSSSQDEPLNSHTFLHKTDFNTAPIPSPSAIDVLDMDDWTFKYSSFLFCNTFTFWVAVFLTALLLPPHSFSSLILLTLSFFGRSYMNLFDVSAWSWGYSYEISNENARLLYVVASFCNVFFSTLLVFLVSYQTIFYVCSRVNITKPKFFFLLLLVVIACMVFMFG